In Sporosarcina sp. PTS2304, a genomic segment contains:
- a CDS encoding flagellar hook-basal body protein: MFRGFYTVGSGMIAQQRRTEMLSNNIANANTPGYKAEQSAIRAFPEMFMSRLDAMRVPTEKGLHFKGLSPVGELSTGVYMQETLPQFAQGQLRETELKTDVALVDGPMDINEETGIAGTVFFTLEGENGDPYYTRNGNFTVNAEGFLTNPMGLFVLDTAGNRIELPSDDIRITQEGVIFTGETQAATLGIAYSDEPDTLLKRDNGLFTTADGTELPAGGQYSMQQGYLEDSNVDSARTMTDMLTAYRAFEANQKVLQAYDRSMEKAVNEVGRVN, translated from the coding sequence ATGTTTCGTGGCTTTTATACGGTAGGATCGGGCATGATCGCACAGCAGCGGCGGACAGAGATGCTCTCAAATAATATAGCGAACGCTAATACACCGGGCTATAAAGCAGAGCAGTCTGCTATTCGGGCGTTTCCTGAAATGTTCATGTCTCGTTTGGATGCGATGCGTGTGCCTACGGAAAAAGGATTACATTTCAAAGGACTTTCTCCGGTAGGCGAACTTTCGACGGGTGTTTACATGCAGGAAACACTGCCGCAATTCGCCCAAGGTCAATTGAGAGAAACCGAGTTAAAAACAGATGTGGCGTTAGTTGATGGACCGATGGATATCAATGAAGAGACCGGCATTGCAGGCACTGTGTTTTTTACACTGGAAGGCGAGAATGGCGATCCATACTACACACGAAACGGTAATTTCACTGTCAATGCAGAAGGATTTCTAACCAATCCAATGGGTCTATTCGTCTTAGACACAGCAGGGAATCGCATTGAATTGCCAAGTGATGACATTCGAATTACACAAGAAGGCGTCATTTTTACAGGAGAAACACAAGCCGCTACATTAGGCATTGCTTACTCAGACGAGCCTGATACTCTGCTCAAACGCGATAACGGTTTATTTACCACGGCAGACGGAACAGAACTTCCGGCAGGCGGGCAATACTCCATGCAACAAGGATATCTTGAAGATTCCAATGTAGATTCCGCACGCACGATGACCGATATGCTGACAGCGTACCGAGCATTCGAGGCCAATCAAAAAGTGTTGCAAGCATATGACCGAAGTATGGAAAAAGCGGTCAATGAAGTAGGACGTGTCAACTGA
- a CDS encoding sporulation transcriptional regulator SpoIIID produces the protein MHEQIRRRCVRLGKLLIETKLTVRALANATGYSKSTVHKDLTERLPNVDPGLSKQVAEILAYHKSIRHLRGGEATRQKWKNENVAQKADV, from the coding sequence GTGCACGAGCAAATTAGAAGGCGTTGCGTACGTCTAGGTAAGTTGTTAATTGAAACAAAACTGACAGTGCGCGCGTTAGCCAATGCGACCGGCTATTCCAAAAGTACAGTTCACAAAGATTTGACCGAGCGGCTGCCGAATGTAGATCCCGGCCTTTCAAAACAAGTCGCTGAAATTCTCGCGTATCATAAATCCATCCGTCACTTACGCGGAGGAGAAGCCACCCGACAAAAATGGAAAAATGAAAATGTAGCGCAAAAAGCAGATGTGTAG
- the spoIID gene encoding stage II sporulation protein D, translating to MYKKLLLLFIILTLFSIPLLARQAPERQLVDQRKESYCDIMITVIGVDEPLPLEEYVVGVVAGEMPATFHEEALKAQVIAARTYAARNTDKGAKPIAKDVSAQVYRTEAERKERWGKSYKENEKKIRMAAEATKGDIIVHGEEIISAMFFSTSNGKTEAAQNFSGNPVEYLQSVESPGEEKVAPAVERQQQVTLTEWNRKLGLNWDANQFRELQLVRNQTGRVQKIVAGQYETSGRQVREKLHLASTDFNIAYDVNNQIVHITTVGYGHGVGMSQYGAEAFAQKGWTAEQIVTHYYTGTTIQKINLPEDECLKSP from the coding sequence ATGTACAAAAAACTACTCCTTTTATTCATCATTCTTACTTTATTTTCTATTCCACTACTTGCGAGACAAGCGCCAGAGCGTCAACTGGTAGACCAACGAAAGGAGAGCTATTGCGACATTATGATAACGGTGATTGGCGTGGACGAACCATTACCACTTGAAGAATATGTAGTAGGTGTAGTTGCGGGAGAGATGCCGGCTACTTTTCATGAAGAGGCGTTGAAAGCGCAAGTGATTGCGGCACGTACGTATGCTGCACGAAATACAGATAAAGGCGCCAAGCCGATTGCGAAAGACGTCTCTGCACAAGTATATCGAACAGAAGCTGAACGGAAGGAACGCTGGGGGAAATCTTATAAGGAGAATGAGAAAAAGATTAGAATGGCAGCAGAAGCGACGAAAGGAGATATTATCGTTCATGGAGAGGAAATCATCTCTGCCATGTTCTTCTCTACTTCTAACGGGAAAACGGAAGCGGCTCAAAACTTTAGCGGCAATCCGGTAGAGTATTTGCAAAGCGTCGAAAGTCCAGGTGAAGAAAAGGTAGCGCCCGCCGTCGAGCGGCAACAGCAAGTAACCTTAACGGAATGGAACCGCAAGCTCGGATTAAACTGGGATGCCAATCAATTCCGCGAACTCCAATTAGTAAGAAACCAGACAGGGCGCGTACAAAAAATTGTTGCAGGACAATATGAAACGAGTGGTCGACAAGTTCGGGAAAAACTTCATTTAGCTTCAACCGATTTCAATATCGCTTATGACGTGAACAATCAAATTGTCCATATAACGACTGTTGGATATGGGCACGGCGTCGGGATGAGTCAGTATGGAGCAGAGGCATTCGCCCAAAAAGGTTGGACCGCAGAACAAATTGTCACCCATTATTATACAGGCACTACTATACAAAAAATAAATTTACCTGAAGACGAATGTTTAAAATCCCCTTAA
- the glpK gene encoding glycerol kinase GlpK, which yields MTEKYILALDQGTTSSRAILFDAKGEIFHTAQQEFTQYFPKAGWVEHNADEIWSSILSVIAAVISEKNLAATQIEAIGITNQRETTVVWNKHTGDPVYPAIVWQSRQTAYICEELKENGYNELFRKKTGLLIDSYFSGTKVKWILDHVEGARQQAENGDLLFGTIDTWIIWKLSDGKAHVTDYSNASRTLMYNIHELTWDEELLSILDVPASMLPKVCQSSEVYTHTDAKHFFGYEAPIAGIAGDQQAALFGQACFESGMVKNTYGTGCFMLMNTGEKAVTSDNGLLTTIAWGINGKVEYALEGSIFVAGSAIQWLRDGLRMFRSASESESYAKRVKSTEGVYVVPAFVGLGTPYWDSDVKGAVFGLTRGTTKEHFVRATLESLAYQTKDVLDAMEADSKIALKTLRVDGGAVSNDFLMQFQADLLNVPVERSTVNETTALGAAYLAGLAVGFWKDCEEISTHWRLDHPFEPKMNEETRTELYTGWKKAIKATTAFK from the coding sequence ATGACCGAAAAATATATATTGGCACTTGACCAAGGAACAACTAGTTCACGAGCAATTTTATTTGATGCAAAAGGCGAGATCTTCCACACCGCACAACAAGAATTCACACAATACTTTCCAAAAGCAGGATGGGTAGAGCATAATGCAGATGAAATTTGGAGTTCCATTTTATCCGTCATTGCTGCAGTCATATCAGAAAAAAATCTAGCAGCTACACAAATTGAAGCAATTGGCATTACAAATCAACGAGAAACAACAGTCGTCTGGAACAAACATACAGGAGATCCTGTCTATCCCGCGATTGTCTGGCAATCACGTCAAACAGCGTATATTTGTGAGGAGTTAAAAGAAAACGGTTACAATGAATTATTCCGTAAAAAAACAGGCTTGCTCATCGATTCCTATTTTTCGGGAACGAAAGTGAAATGGATTTTGGATCACGTAGAAGGAGCACGTCAACAGGCTGAAAACGGTGATTTGCTATTCGGTACGATTGACACGTGGATCATTTGGAAATTATCTGACGGAAAAGCCCATGTTACGGACTATTCCAATGCTTCACGAACGTTGATGTACAACATTCACGAATTAACATGGGACGAAGAATTGCTGTCGATTTTGGACGTTCCGGCATCAATGTTACCAAAGGTGTGCCAGTCTTCGGAAGTGTATACACATACCGATGCCAAACATTTCTTCGGTTATGAAGCGCCGATTGCGGGCATTGCAGGAGATCAGCAGGCTGCATTATTCGGGCAAGCATGCTTTGAAAGTGGAATGGTGAAAAATACGTATGGCACAGGTTGTTTCATGCTCATGAATACCGGAGAAAAAGCAGTAACATCGGATAATGGATTACTCACAACGATCGCTTGGGGCATTAACGGCAAAGTAGAATATGCACTCGAAGGCAGTATTTTCGTTGCAGGCTCTGCGATTCAATGGTTGCGTGACGGGCTTCGGATGTTCCGTAGCGCCTCCGAAAGTGAAAGCTATGCCAAGCGTGTGAAATCTACAGAAGGTGTCTACGTAGTACCGGCATTCGTAGGACTCGGCACACCGTATTGGGATAGTGATGTGAAAGGTGCAGTGTTTGGACTGACCCGTGGCACGACGAAAGAACATTTTGTACGTGCGACACTGGAATCACTTGCTTATCAAACGAAGGACGTCCTCGATGCAATGGAAGCAGATTCGAAAATTGCTTTAAAAACATTGCGTGTTGATGGCGGTGCCGTGTCAAACGACTTCCTTATGCAATTCCAAGCAGACTTGCTCAATGTGCCTGTCGAACGTTCAACGGTCAATGAAACGACAGCACTCGGAGCAGCTTACTTAGCAGGACTCGCTGTAGGATTTTGGAAAGATTGTGAAGAAATCTCAACCCACTGGCGACTCGATCATCCGTTTGAACCGAAAATGAACGAAGAAACACGCACTGAATTATATACAGGATGGAAAAAAGCGATAAAAGCGACTACTGCTTTTAAATAA
- a CDS encoding flagellar hook-basal body protein codes for MLRTMTTAVNTMNQLQHRLDLIGNNLSNTATHGYKANDAKFQELLYQQINNDKADQAPRRSEAGIRMGSGSRVGSLQMNWKVGAVQITDRQLDFALTAPKQHFNLIQPIDGGEEIIYSRKGNFYVSPTANGQNMLVNEDGLPVANSAGRPVIMPGDATNYRVQPNGILEVTHPGGVDRIELGVTVLEKPDSMVQLSATNFGLPENLAALGIAANDLLTEMIGAGRSEIEMQNQALETSNVHYEKEMTDLIATQRAYQFNARSVTLADQMLGLINGIR; via the coding sequence ATGCTTCGAACGATGACCACTGCTGTGAATACAATGAACCAATTGCAGCACCGTCTAGATTTAATCGGCAATAACTTATCCAATACCGCTACGCACGGCTATAAAGCAAACGATGCGAAGTTTCAAGAATTACTCTATCAACAAATCAACAACGACAAAGCCGATCAAGCTCCGAGACGTTCCGAAGCGGGAATCCGCATGGGGAGCGGTTCAAGAGTCGGCAGTCTGCAAATGAACTGGAAAGTCGGTGCAGTGCAAATAACGGATCGTCAACTGGACTTTGCGTTAACGGCACCAAAACAACATTTCAACTTAATTCAGCCGATTGATGGCGGCGAAGAAATTATCTATTCCCGAAAAGGTAACTTCTACGTTTCTCCAACAGCAAACGGCCAAAATATGCTAGTTAATGAAGATGGACTGCCTGTCGCCAACAGCGCGGGACGTCCTGTTATCATGCCGGGTGACGCAACCAATTACCGCGTGCAGCCGAATGGCATACTCGAAGTCACTCATCCAGGCGGAGTAGACAGAATTGAGTTAGGAGTGACTGTGCTAGAAAAGCCCGACTCCATGGTTCAATTATCAGCAACAAACTTCGGATTGCCTGAAAACTTGGCGGCGCTCGGAATCGCAGCTAACGACTTATTGACAGAAATGATTGGCGCCGGACGTAGTGAAATCGAAATGCAAAACCAAGCATTAGAAACGTCTAACGTTCACTATGAAAAAGAAATGACGGATTTAATTGCGACGCAACGGGCCTACCAATTTAATGCACGTTCGGTAACATTGGCCGATCAAATGCTTGGTTTGATCAACGGCATCCGCTAA
- the fabZ gene encoding 3-hydroxyacyl-ACP dehydratase FabZ, whose amino-acid sequence MLNAQQIQEIIPHRYPFLLIDRIEEVEEGKRAVGLKNVTINEEFFNGHFPGYPVMPGVLIVEALAQVGAVALLKKEENKGRLAFFAGIDSCRFKRQVTPGDTLRLEVEIVRLRGSIGKGKAVATVDGEVACEAEITFALGPVQER is encoded by the coding sequence ATGCTAAATGCACAACAAATTCAAGAAATTATCCCTCACCGTTATCCCTTTCTGCTAATCGATCGTATCGAAGAAGTAGAAGAAGGCAAACGTGCAGTAGGGCTGAAAAATGTCACAATCAATGAAGAGTTCTTCAATGGTCACTTTCCGGGCTACCCTGTTATGCCAGGTGTCCTTATTGTAGAAGCATTGGCTCAAGTCGGTGCAGTCGCTTTATTGAAAAAAGAAGAAAATAAAGGACGTCTGGCATTTTTCGCAGGCATTGACAGCTGCCGTTTTAAACGTCAAGTCACACCTGGTGATACGTTACGTCTAGAAGTAGAAATCGTGCGCCTGCGCGGATCCATCGGCAAAGGAAAAGCTGTTGCCACAGTAGACGGTGAAGTGGCATGTGAGGCAGAAATCACATTTGCTCTCGGTCCTGTGCAAGAACGATAA
- a CDS encoding glycerol-3-phosphate responsive antiterminator, with protein MYFNGQKILPAARTTKQFEKLLDSPFEYIVLLEVHISNVKTLKYEADKRQKKLIIHADLIQGLKTDNFAAEFLCNDVHPAGIISTRSNMIAKAKTKGIIAIQRMFLLDTIALEKSYSLIKQTAPDFIEMLPGVIPELIEEVQQQTGIPIINGGLIRTKKHIDDALAAGAIAVTTSDHALWESFTEKI; from the coding sequence ATGTACTTTAATGGCCAGAAAATTTTACCCGCAGCGAGAACGACGAAACAATTTGAGAAGTTGCTAGACAGTCCGTTTGAATATATTGTCTTATTGGAAGTACACATCAGCAATGTCAAAACATTAAAGTATGAAGCAGATAAACGACAAAAAAAGCTTATTATCCATGCCGATTTGATTCAGGGATTAAAGACTGATAATTTTGCGGCAGAGTTTCTATGTAATGATGTGCATCCGGCAGGAATTATTTCTACTCGTTCGAATATGATTGCGAAAGCGAAAACGAAAGGCATTATTGCGATCCAGCGCATGTTCCTGCTGGACACGATTGCACTGGAAAAAAGCTATTCGCTGATTAAACAGACCGCCCCGGACTTTATTGAAATGTTGCCGGGAGTCATACCGGAATTAATCGAAGAAGTGCAACAGCAGACGGGTATTCCGATCATAAATGGTGGCTTAATACGAACGAAAAAACATATCGACGATGCGCTGGCAGCAGGAGCGATTGCGGTTACTACTTCCGATCATGCATTGTGGGAGAGCTTTACAGAAAAGATATAA
- a CDS encoding glycerol-3-phosphate dehydrogenase/oxidase: MTTFSSLERQTVVDQLQAEAFDVVVIGGGITGAGIALDAVTRGLKTALIEMQDFASGTSSRSTKLVHGGLRYLKQFEMKEVAELGKERAIVYENGPHVTTPERMLLPFHKGGTFGSFSTSIGLKVYDFLAGVKKSERRTMLTVAQTLKKAPLVKREGLQGSGMYVEYRTDDARLTIEVMKAAAEKGATIINYATAEGFVYDEQNHISGVRVNETIGDQKFTIQAKKVVNAAGPWVDEVKTMDGASKGKHLILSKGIHLVFDQSVFPLQQAIYFDTTDQRMIFAIPREGKTYVGTTDTFYEGDPKEMQMTKEDRNYILNAIQFMFPDVRVSKEDVESSWAGVRPLVHEEGKSPSEISRKDEVWVSDKGLITIAGGKLTGYRKMAETVVNKIVQQLTNETGRKFPRSITKHFPISGGDIGGSANYSQFIGQAIERGRKLGFTERESKHLAALYGSNVDKVFNIPFEPVSDMPRILYVKLRYAIEHEMTMKPADFFVRRTGDLYFHIDNVYAGKSDVLEEMTAILQWTEGQRTQAERELDEEIRKATTVK, from the coding sequence ATGACAACATTTTCTTCATTGGAACGTCAAACGGTAGTAGACCAATTGCAAGCAGAGGCATTTGATGTAGTAGTGATTGGCGGAGGCATTACAGGAGCAGGGATCGCGTTGGACGCGGTGACTAGAGGACTGAAGACAGCGTTAATTGAAATGCAGGATTTCGCATCGGGTACATCCAGTCGTTCCACGAAGCTCGTTCACGGTGGACTGCGTTATTTGAAACAATTCGAAATGAAGGAAGTGGCAGAACTAGGGAAGGAACGCGCGATTGTTTATGAGAATGGCCCCCATGTCACGACACCGGAGCGTATGTTATTGCCATTTCATAAAGGCGGCACGTTCGGAAGCTTTTCCACATCGATTGGATTGAAGGTATATGATTTTTTAGCAGGCGTTAAAAAGTCTGAACGCCGTACGATGTTGACGGTTGCTCAGACATTGAAAAAAGCACCACTTGTTAAGAGAGAAGGACTGCAAGGCAGCGGCATGTATGTCGAGTACCGCACAGATGATGCACGGTTAACGATTGAAGTAATGAAAGCGGCCGCCGAGAAAGGTGCTACTATTATAAATTACGCTACCGCGGAAGGTTTTGTTTATGATGAGCAGAATCATATTTCAGGCGTTCGTGTAAACGAAACGATCGGCGACCAAAAATTTACGATCCAAGCAAAAAAAGTCGTCAATGCAGCAGGTCCTTGGGTAGATGAAGTGAAAACGATGGATGGTGCATCAAAAGGCAAGCATTTAATCCTTTCTAAAGGAATTCACCTCGTCTTTGATCAATCAGTGTTTCCGCTTCAGCAAGCAATCTATTTTGATACGACTGATCAGCGAATGATTTTTGCAATTCCGCGCGAAGGAAAAACGTATGTAGGTACGACAGATACGTTTTATGAAGGAGATCCAAAAGAGATGCAAATGACGAAAGAGGATCGCAATTACATTTTGAACGCGATTCAATTCATGTTCCCAGACGTGCGAGTATCTAAAGAAGATGTGGAGTCTAGTTGGGCCGGAGTTCGACCGCTCGTTCATGAAGAAGGAAAAAGCCCTTCAGAAATCTCAAGAAAAGATGAAGTGTGGGTATCTGATAAGGGGCTAATTACGATTGCTGGCGGTAAGTTAACCGGCTACCGTAAAATGGCTGAAACCGTAGTCAATAAAATTGTTCAACAACTGACAAATGAAACAGGCAGAAAGTTTCCGCGCAGCATTACGAAACACTTCCCGATATCTGGTGGAGATATTGGTGGATCAGCAAACTACAGCCAATTTATCGGACAGGCGATTGAACGGGGACGCAAACTTGGCTTTACAGAACGGGAAAGTAAACATTTAGCAGCACTATACGGCTCTAATGTGGACAAAGTATTCAACATACCGTTCGAACCAGTGAGCGACATGCCGCGTATTTTATACGTGAAGTTACGTTATGCGATAGAACATGAAATGACGATGAAACCAGCAGACTTCTTCGTGCGTCGTACCGGGGACTTATATTTCCATATCGATAATGTATATGCAGGAAAGTCAGACGTTCTAGAAGAAATGACCGCCATTCTTCAGTGGACGGAAGGTCAGCGTACGCAGGCAGAACGAGAATTAGACGAAGAAATTAGAAAAGCGACGACTGTAAAATGA
- a CDS encoding M23 family metallopeptidase: MREEKPKAPSQEKKKMKNGWFWPAIYTSVALLFIGMVWGYSALTTEDAAPSEVAKIDQPKENDTVETNAIKETLKYPFHEDQVDQVAILQEFYDPEADETVREKALLVFKQSYVTSTGLSLSMEGEPFEVVAAMSGTVDKVIVDSFKGTEIRLKHADGKTTVYGSLTGVLVKEGDQVQQGQVLATTTQNEWNPEAGVHLQFEIRQDGVAVNPHDYLAF; encoded by the coding sequence ATGAGAGAAGAAAAACCAAAGGCCCCTTCTCAGGAGAAGAAGAAAATGAAAAACGGCTGGTTCTGGCCTGCCATTTATACGAGCGTCGCGCTCCTATTCATCGGTATGGTTTGGGGATACTCTGCACTGACAACGGAAGATGCTGCACCGTCTGAAGTAGCAAAGATTGATCAGCCAAAAGAAAATGACACGGTAGAAACAAATGCAATAAAAGAAACATTGAAGTATCCATTTCATGAAGACCAAGTAGATCAAGTCGCTATTTTACAAGAATTTTATGATCCCGAAGCAGATGAAACAGTCCGTGAAAAGGCTTTACTCGTATTCAAACAGTCTTATGTGACGAGCACAGGTCTCTCACTATCGATGGAAGGGGAACCTTTCGAAGTTGTCGCTGCCATGAGTGGGACAGTCGATAAAGTAATCGTAGATTCATTTAAAGGTACTGAAATCAGGCTGAAACACGCGGACGGTAAAACGACTGTGTATGGTTCGTTGACTGGAGTGCTTGTAAAGGAAGGCGATCAAGTACAGCAAGGACAAGTGCTTGCGACAACTACACAAAATGAGTGGAATCCAGAAGCGGGTGTTCACTTGCAGTTTGAAATTCGTCAAGATGGCGTAGCAGTAAATCCACATGATTATTTAGCATTCTAA
- a CDS encoding DNA-directed RNA polymerase subunit beta, giving the protein MTEEKRENQLPIETPDEPIVEKAEASETPDGSVTSKASEPAVELQASTEEILESSPESPPTVDITSTDSQTESVTVDAPTTGTEATKPDPAITKKRRWHKEKVEKSASEVRWVQIRLFPIWLRVLILLVLIALAAALGAVVGFSIIGDGSAEDVFKKETWQHIFDIMNGKS; this is encoded by the coding sequence ATGACAGAAGAAAAACGTGAAAATCAATTACCTATAGAAACACCGGATGAACCGATAGTCGAAAAAGCTGAGGCGTCAGAAACACCGGATGGTTCCGTAACATCAAAAGCATCTGAACCTGCCGTAGAACTGCAAGCATCGACAGAAGAGATTCTTGAAAGTTCACCCGAGTCGCCGCCAACTGTAGACATTACGTCGACCGATTCACAAACCGAATCAGTCACCGTGGATGCGCCGACTACCGGTACGGAAGCTACGAAGCCGGATCCTGCAATTACTAAAAAAAGAAGATGGCATAAAGAAAAAGTAGAGAAATCAGCAAGTGAAGTAAGATGGGTTCAAATACGCTTATTTCCGATTTGGTTGCGCGTACTCATCCTTCTCGTACTAATCGCATTGGCAGCAGCATTAGGGGCAGTCGTAGGTTTCAGTATCATTGGAGATGGTTCAGCCGAAGATGTGTTCAAAAAAGAAACGTGGCAACATATATTTGATATTATGAATGGCAAATCATAA
- a CDS encoding MIP/aquaporin family protein has protein sequence MTPFIGELVGTMILIILGGGVVGGVLMKKSKSENAGWIVITVGWGLAVAVGIYAVDGASGAHLNPAVTIGLASIGDFAWADVPMYIVAQLLGAFIGAVIVYFHYLPHWKETTDKEAKLSVFATVPAIRHPLSNVTSEIIGTFVLVLGILSIGANEFTEGLNPLIVGALIIAIGMSLGGTTGYAINPARDLGPRIAHFLLPIPGKGSSDWRYAWIPIVGPILGGVFGALFYKQFFMTENSVAFWIVGGIVLAVLVGAHYSVRKSLDSVYEMQGVTKVEMK, from the coding sequence ATGACACCTTTTATTGGCGAATTGGTAGGTACGATGATTTTGATTATTTTAGGTGGCGGCGTGGTAGGCGGTGTTCTCATGAAAAAGTCTAAATCTGAAAATGCGGGTTGGATTGTAATTACGGTAGGTTGGGGACTCGCGGTAGCTGTCGGAATTTATGCAGTGGATGGAGCGAGTGGAGCTCACTTGAATCCGGCAGTTACGATCGGGCTGGCAAGTATTGGAGATTTTGCATGGGCGGACGTACCAATGTATATCGTGGCGCAGTTACTAGGCGCATTCATTGGTGCGGTCATCGTCTATTTTCATTATTTACCTCACTGGAAAGAAACGACTGACAAAGAAGCGAAACTATCGGTTTTTGCGACAGTTCCCGCCATTCGTCATCCATTATCCAACGTGACGAGCGAAATTATTGGCACATTTGTACTCGTACTCGGCATTTTATCGATTGGAGCGAATGAATTTACAGAAGGACTGAACCCGCTCATTGTCGGTGCGCTCATTATCGCGATCGGAATGTCGCTCGGCGGAACGACAGGGTACGCGATTAATCCAGCGCGCGATCTAGGGCCGCGCATTGCACATTTCTTGCTGCCGATTCCAGGAAAAGGATCATCGGATTGGCGCTATGCGTGGATTCCAATTGTCGGTCCTATTCTCGGTGGAGTATTTGGCGCATTATTTTATAAACAATTTTTCATGACAGAAAACAGCGTAGCTTTCTGGATCGTTGGCGGAATCGTCTTAGCTGTTTTAGTAGGTGCTCATTATTCTGTACGGAAATCACTTGATTCAGTCTATGAAATGCAAGGGGTTACAAAGGTGGAGATGAAGTAA
- a CDS encoding rod shape-determining protein, whose translation MFSKDIGIDMGTANTLIYMKGKGIVLDEPTVVASNKQTKQLVAFGKEAYRMIGRTPENLETLHPMKNGVIADFDMMQALLTHFLEKIQGKSRLSRPRIIMCCPAHTTHVERQVIRQVVEQSGSKQMTMEIEPKIAAISAGIDNSHPTGHMIIDIGAGTTDATVLSMGDIVSFGTIATAGKEFDQQIIQHIRKHYQIYIGERTAERVKKEIGLVLPTDEKPISTAIHGRDLGTGLPKTCTVTAEEIRKAIHLPISKIVETARTTLEKTPPELVKDIMNHGIILMGGSALLPGIDVLLSKELHAPVFVADNPLTCLAEGTGILLETVTKTPARTR comes from the coding sequence ATGTTTTCAAAAGATATAGGAATAGACATGGGTACAGCCAATACATTGATCTATATGAAAGGGAAAGGAATTGTCCTCGATGAACCGACAGTCGTAGCAAGTAATAAGCAAACAAAACAACTAGTAGCTTTCGGAAAGGAAGCCTACCGAATGATTGGCCGGACACCGGAGAACCTGGAAACGCTGCATCCGATGAAAAATGGTGTGATAGCTGACTTTGACATGATGCAAGCATTACTCACTCATTTTCTTGAAAAAATACAGGGGAAAAGCCGTTTGTCCAGACCTCGAATCATCATGTGCTGTCCTGCGCATACGACGCATGTTGAGCGCCAAGTGATTCGGCAAGTCGTCGAACAATCAGGAAGTAAACAGATGACGATGGAAATAGAACCTAAAATTGCTGCCATTAGTGCAGGTATTGATAACTCACATCCGACCGGTCATATGATTATTGATATCGGAGCAGGTACAACGGATGCTACCGTACTATCAATGGGTGACATCGTATCGTTTGGAACGATTGCGACAGCAGGTAAAGAATTTGACCAACAGATCATTCAACATATTCGAAAGCATTATCAAATATATATTGGCGAACGGACAGCAGAGCGAGTAAAGAAAGAAATAGGACTTGTGCTGCCAACTGACGAAAAGCCGATCTCTACAGCCATTCATGGTCGTGATTTAGGGACAGGCTTACCGAAAACATGTACAGTAACAGCTGAAGAAATTAGAAAAGCCATTCATTTGCCCATTAGTAAAATTGTAGAGACCGCTCGAACGACACTTGAAAAAACGCCGCCAGAACTCGTGAAAGACATTATGAATCATGGAATTATCCTTATGGGTGGCAGCGCATTGCTACCGGGAATCGATGTCTTACTGTCAAAAGAATTACATGCTCCTGTGTTTGTTGCGGACAATCCTTTAACGTGCTTGGCAGAGGGAACGGGCATTTTATTAGAAACCGTCACGAAAACACCGGCACGCACAAGATGA